One Misgurnus anguillicaudatus chromosome 5, ASM2758022v2, whole genome shotgun sequence genomic window, CGCCCTCTATTGTAATCTAATTCAGTGTTTGGAGGAACGGTGCCGCCTCTTGGTTCTGCCACTGTAGCGTGCGATTATGCTGTGTGTCCTTTTATTCAAATGCACGCCTTTCAACAAAGGAAAAACAATTGCATCACACACTGTAGCCATTTGAACGGTCATTGCAATTTCAGCCTATGACCTTTCTGACTACTGTTACGCCAAGAACCCACCCACCGGGCACTCTCTCAACTGGAAACTGGCATCTACCCAACACCAACTTGGTAGGAAAGATGCTGTAGTACTGAGGACACAAAGAGatttaaaaaatctgtttttataataacaaaaattaaataattcttACAATAACAGGGTTAAAGGTTGAACTCTacaataaaaatgcaaataattGATCAAATTGAATGAGATGATTTTGCATGTTGGGTCGTAATGTTTCATGATGTCACTACTGTCTCTTTCTCCTCTTTATCAACTAGCATGTCTCAGAGGAGTAAAACGTCTTCTAAGGAAAGGTATTGGATAGGGTTTAATCAATACTTACATCTGCATTAGTAGTTAAATGTGGTCCCTTACAACTTCTCTTGCTTTTAGCACCTCCTCCGGTCATCAGTCTTCATCAGATGGATCTTCTCTACGCTCTGCTTTTCGAAACTCCTCCAAAGACTCAAAAACATCAGCAGACCTCAAAGGCTCTGATAAAAAAGGACAACGCGGCGGTAGATCCCTCAACCAGAATTCAGCAATCACCGCTGCATACACACAATACCTCAATGCTTTATTTGGACAGGTGAGCAAGACATAGTCGATTATGTCAAAGATCTAATCTCGAATTTTcagggggggggggttaaagGCAGAGGCAGGCTGTTCCAGAAAATAGTATTATTGCCACGTTTCACAGCAGCTACAGGTACCTTCTCAAACTGTTATCCATAAAAAATGTCCAGTCAAATTATTTTGGTACACTATGACCCAGATCCAAACTACCAGCATCTGCTGTTCAAATTGATGCTATGAATCTCTCGATTTATTGAATCACACTGTTATGCTATGAAACACTTAATGATGTTTCTAGAAACTGAGAACAGGGAGAGCCTAAGAAAgaaatagagaaagagagagaaagagagagagagagagaatgacagTGAGAGAGCTAATGGTTAGAAATAAACATGATTAAAGGTACTTCAacacataataatatatatacacCGATATATAGATAGCCTAAAGCTACATTTGACAGCTTCTGCTTTGCAGGATGAAAGAATGAAGGGAAAAAAGCAGGTAAATAGGGGACACTATTAGCATGTATCTGAGTTTAAACAGCCTGAAGCAATTTACAGGCTATATATCTAATGTATACCTGAAAAGTGAAGGTACTTTTAGCAGTCAAAACTTGAAGTCTGTATAAAATTATGTCAGATAATTAttaataaacacattataaatgtattgttACAACAAAGACTATAAACTATGTAAATTGTGGAGTTACACAgctaaacagtttttttacatttctgtaatCAGGATATTTTGGGCGCGGGATGCTGCACTATAACCACAgggcatggccccgcccctgaCACAATTAGGAGTTGAGCGAAATGACAGCTTTGTCgtaagtgggcgtggtttcagcccAGACAGCAGACACGCCTCCAGCAGAAAATGTTGCCTCTTTTTttcaagattttgataacttattttatttacttggcattttctaataattctaATTTGGCTGGAtagttaataacacatttttctgtggtgtgacaaactaaaaacacatcagACTTTAAATACATATTGCACAATTCAAAACTAACTACATTTTATGGTTTGGCAAGACGATGCAGAATGATTTtgaactcttttcccgccattgacaagttatcacgtcaattaagaaaaaaacatttccctgTCAATGACGCTTTctgagtttttacggtaatctgtaattccactattatccactagatggatcCACCagattacccaatttataaaaaaactgtagcaaaaactactttaattcattttaaacaccgtgtatgttttgataatcgttctgaatctgagtgcctgtttacacgagaacgctcGAGGTTGAAAACTTttcggatgtgcctttcgtttacatgATCACTGCGTTTTTGGGccttaaaaacgcaaaaaaagtgaaaccaccttCCAGTGTGGAAAACTTAAAAAGGATCTACCGTCGCGTCCCCTTCTAAAGGGTAAAATAGCAAAAGTTtgctcacggtggctctcgtcgCGTAAGCGTTTACATCACAGAcatgcgccagttcaggaaaataacaacaaacatttaGAATTATTTCCATTtgtcggaccttcaagttgccataatagctctgataaatatacaagagtctttccagcagttgtacgaaatattcacagctagagAAGGTGCATTATTTACCTCTATCAAATTGTTGATGCACCACCtcgtcggaggcaaaccagatggctttggacgagacctggaaggacaaggaagaaggttgtacgaAGGTGCGcggacttggtgttgttgtgtgtcagtgcttcacattgccacctagccgcaTGGAGTGAATACTACATCGAATATtacacacttttgcgtcaccacatgcacgcagatttcccccTCAAAACTCTCGTATAAAcgtggaataaaaagtgataacgcaaTTCAACTTTTGCATTTTCTTTTCagtttttcccgttttgtttctttgtttgaaagcagaaggtctTTTCTTTTAtgtgatatatttgtatgtgtatatatttttatagaagaaaattttcctggaaggcattttgtgaaacttttagaaaatcacaaaaaatgctggcgaacaacttttttaaaaaagcagtaaaGGTTGATTGTTTTCACAACAAGCCCAAAATGCCACAAAAATAAAACTGACAAGAAATATAGAATAAATGGCATGTACCTTAATAATAGGAAATATGGAAAACAGAAAGACTGACATGTAATGTAATAACAGGTAatactgtgtgtatgtgtgtgtgtgcgcgtgcatgcGCATATGCATTCATTTTTGAATGTGCCAGAGGATatatttgtttgtgtatttaattATGTTAAAGCACGCATATGTGTGTGAATTTATGAACCTGCATGTTTGTATAATCATGAAATACAGCCAGACtgcagatttttaaaaatagttttgatCTTCCCCGCTAATGCATTTTGCCCCTTAACCATCTTCACAGTTCATGTTGGAAAAATTATTTCATTCCCCCCTCCCCGCATCTTTCTGcagttgtttgtgtttgtagtgtTGACGTGAGGCATGGTAGGGCATGTTATGGTGTAATCCAATTATACAACCCCCCCTCCAAACGCCCAATGCGTCATTGTGCTACTGAGCGGCTCTGATAAGCATGCTATCATAAACCTTAGTTAATAGTGATTAAAAATGGACGATGCCCCTAAGGACTGTGAGCTCTCATGCTTCAATAATTTCCATATTTAGCTgttttttattgtcattttgctTTCTTTCTCACTTATCTCTCTGTCCCTCTCTTTCCCCAGGACAGAGATTTACTGCCAGAGGAATTAGATGGTATGTTACTGTACACTCACGCAATATGAAGCATTTTACCCAACCTGATGTTTTAAACCATATGACACAAAAGAAGAATTTTCATGACTTAACCAGACAataaataaacactgaagtaGAAAACCCACAAGCATTCATAAGGAAAGTAACATTGTCTATTTCATAACAAATCACGATTgtttgtatcatttaatatggcTTACAAAACTGATTTAGTTCTCAAGTGTAATGGCCATAGTAGTTAATAGCACAATAAAGGCATAataaaggtgagtaaatgatgcaCACAGTCCATATTTAAATCCaggaaaatacaaacacatgttAAGCTGACGGTAAATAAATAACAGcacaataacaaaaaataagatGGAAATTGGTCTTTCATGAATTTAGaagctaaaataataaaaaaataaatgaggaTACATTTGTAAAATGATGTTCAGTAGTCAGTCAGTCTGTTTTAATGGTCTTTAAACTGCACTCATGTGGATTATATAACTAGTTCAGTTCTGCAATCCTTATACCGTTAAATTGCTTCAGCTTTTTTACACTGAAGCAATATTTTCAGTCTCACTCTATAACTGAATGTGTGATTAAGTCTTTTTTCGCTTCCTTTCAGAGCTGCTTATAGCATTTAAAGAGTTTGATTATGATCAGGATGGATACCTACACTATAAAGATGTTGCGGACTGCATGAGAACTATGGGATACATGCCAACAGAAATGGAACTGATTGAGATCATTCAGCAAATCAAAATGAAATggagtgtgtgcgtgtgtgtgcctGCTAATCCCTAAAGTGTGGGGACCAAATGTCCCCATGGCACAAAGATGATAAAATAAGTAATATCAGTCATttttgaccttgtggggacatttttgCTCTCAATGAAGAAAACAGCTTATAATCAAACTAAATAATGTTTagttgtaaatgtaaaaatttagtTTTCTTTGAGGGTTGGGGGGTgccagatggtgccagggggacctagttttatgacattttataaaatacattatatatattcatagactgtaaaaaaagatggacgtagtatccgtgacatcacccataggtttctgaagatcgtttttgaagcttaaagtaggcgttgcctgccgtcgccatcttggccgcgcatcACTCGCGCATATCCAAAAATGGGAAAAAATGCAGGACGTcggtgactggttgctgaaacccacgcccgcctagctcgactctagtgacggcagtggctgttcaaccgtcactcaagtggccacgcccttaattatgcagaactttaaggcttaatataatttaaacggatgagttacaaaaaaattcacccccctcactgTTGTCATGAagagcaaaattagctatacagactaaaaacactttttgttctAGGCTGtgaacatattattttctactgtaaagttggccgtTTTAACATgtaggtctatgggaattgactcccttttggagcctgcctctagtggccagtcgatgaattgcagtttaaatcacttccgtattggcttcatcagagagaccAGAAGGTTACCCCTCGTatataaattttatatattcaatgtaattaaacctcaagaaaaaataaagctattaaaggaaaacaccacagttttcaatattttaatatcttcttacctcaacttagacaaattaatacatatctttttccaatgcgtgcacttaaattttttttttgcccagctctgaaaagccaccaaacacttccatgttttccctatttaaagactgttacatgagtagcagtgatgccggtaacgcgttacttagtaacgcgttactctaattttaccactttttttagtaacgagtaatctaacgcgttaatatttccaaaccagtaatcagattaaagttacttatccaagtcactgtgcgttactatttttgaaattttccttagtaaaatatatattttcttgtatatttcttcttgcgtctcgggaagtgaagtcaggtgtgcgacaagtcacgttttcagcacgaggacaattcaggtcacgtgtaagcgacacaaacgtaaacaacgtacaatAGAGAGAGAAGAGTTCATCcacccaaacaacaaaagctggacttcagtgcaaaaccagtaagtgtgggagagttgaagaacgaaagtaacaaagcgattttctccgagccctgataacatctaaatctcactatgacagcatattagcacataacctctgaaagagttgacaaatatcgcgttatttactcaccgatttccacgtgtagatccagaactgtgttttcaaccatgataagtataTTCCAAAAGcagtctttttttcttacaacgcgttgttttctcgtttcatgtgctacaatactgataaatctacaaagtatataacatcctgaagacttctcagtttttcaaaataaaagtaagtcgagtttatagagtaagtagatcctgtcgggtcaaaagtaacacttgttagttttgtcccgctgctaatactgtgtataatatggtaaaaaaattgatattattctaatttgatttaattttattttcatagtgttcaaactattgaatttttttttagtctcagcaatttaagtttgtactgttggttgcttttgaaacatttgataaaactgaaatttaaaataaaaatgtaatttaattattttttacaaagataaatgacaaaataagtttgcagttacatattaaagaggtcatagtaatatatatttaataaaaacaagtgtaacacaaaaatccatcatgttttgttgtgttacttttgacccacctgtgtgttactttcgtccctgctgtcaaggtcaaaagtaacaattcactactcttgtttaaagtgaaattatacagaagtcgttttacatttgttcaaaattccagctggttttgatagaccacacttgtgagttattgaccacagcaaaaaatatatctctgtctaaaacattaacttttaaaattaagtttttctgaaaatggcccctgctcacccctatttatgtttagtgaagtcaagaaagactcatatatatatatatatatatatatatatatatatatatatatatatatatatattttagttttttaaaacacaacagttcaacttaaaatgtcaggagatacattgttgacgttactgttaCAAATGCATttccaataaagtgagtgttggcaaaaccggttgtcatttttaatgttgaggcagtgggggtgttggcagctactggaatgtaactaacaaagtaacttgtaatctaacttagttactgttaaaatcaagtaatctgtgAAGTAACTTAGTtaatttttaaaggagtaatcagtaatcagtaatcagattactttttcaaagtaactgtggcatcactgaTGAGATGGTAAACATACCAAATTACTGTCTTATAAATCTAACAATATTAGAGGATAATAAaaactcattttttaaaatatcattagAATACAAAAACATCATTagataataaatattttcaatatAGAAAATATAATTTGCTTAGTATAAGAGCATTAAAAGTCAAAGTCGTCActattgcatttacatttctgCATTCGGTGTATTGTAGGcctatgtgtgttccctgggaatcgaacccattgGGGCGGCAATGCtacaagaacaaaaaaaaaaacattgtaaaaaaacaaacttgtgtgtgtgtgcaggggGAGGACATGTGGACTTTGATGATTTCTGTGAGTTAATGGGTCCCAGGATGTTAGCTGAGACTGCACATATGGTCGGGCTGAGAGAGCTGCGCTGTGCTTTCAAACAGGTGATTGTGCACTTACTTTATACTTTAGATTAAATAGAAAGCAAACacaaatattacatttcataactttttattatcttaattttattCTCAGTTCGATTCTGACGGTGATGGACGGATCACTTTCGAGGAGCTGAAGGAATCGACAAAGACGTTGCTCGGGGAAAAACTAAAGAAAGGAGAACTGGAAGAAATTCTGACAGACATCGACCTCAATGGAGATGGAAACGTGGACTTTGATGGTAAGTCAGACAGCATGCGTCTGAATATTTGGGGTGAATTCAGATTAATTGGGACACTTTTTGTACCAAAATACATGCATGGAGGGAGTTGCATGAGAGGTGAGCGCTCTTAACAAGATTTGGCTAGACAATAGACATCATAGTTTGATTTTAAGTTCACACACAGCTCCAGTCTACAATAACAATTTGAACAGGTGCACATTATGGGCACTAAAACCCATCACAAGACTCCAGACCTCCATCTAGTGGTCATCAGTTAAAATGCCAGCAGTTCTCTGCAGACCAAGTACAGTAATGTGGCTCATGGGACCAGTTAGTTGTGAAGATTTATGGGTTATTTATTTGTATGGCCAAAAGGGGTTGAAATGAAAGAGGGAAGGAGGTTTAAATCTGGCGTATGTCCCCATTCGAATGTCCCAAGATCAGTGCTGTGAGAAGTCAATCTAGTTGTGAAGGTGGACTGACTAAATATAAACCGAACTTCTGCTTTATATTCATGTCCTATTAATGATATTTTTATTACTGCGCCTCACCTTTTTAAATTAGGACTCTGTGTCATTTTAACCTTAAGATGTCCAGGACATCCTTAGCTTTTAACTCAAGAATTTTAGCGCAAGGTTAAATTCTGGTTCACGGTTTATTTCTGTATCACCCTAAAGAGGTTGATGGTTTGTTAACGACCGCTTCAGTGCACATTGCCCCACCTACTCTGCTTTAACACTGTATATATATGTCATAATTCAGAGAGGGTTAGATTGGTCATGTGGTAAAAAGCCTGAGTTTTACTGCAGTTACAACAACTTTGGATATCCGAGTACATTTATAATGATATCtattagaccagtggttctccaTTTTTTTCAATTTGTTTTGCCCACAACAAAATCtgaacagtggcggctcgtggctgctcttccgaggggcggaaattcaaaataagtgttcgaagtgtcatgtgtgttgctcgttttttcaaaatatgtgtttgttgggtcatgtgaaccatgtgcatcgcatgttttgtcaaaataagtgtctgctgcacacacgtcaaaaccgtttatgataaaagagacgctcacgttcacaaaatacacgtaaGACattcccttaacagtaaactcggattacgcatgagattatgcgagtatcgggcaaacgcgagcgtctcttttatcacaaaccccttagacgcatctgcagcaggcacccatcttgacaagacacgtaatgcacataggatcactcgacgcgcaaactacatattttgaaattacgaaccacacacatgacggctacatacatgatgtgatgaacttcgcatcgtgtgccctcgaaaaaagaagtcaccagccgccactaaATCGGAAGGCCCCCCACtcacttaaaggacaagttcggtattttacacttaaagccctgttttcagattgtttatgatgaaatagaacggttttgtctgaaatttcgacatatgcggctgcccagagaatttttgggtgtttgtgtttcagctcctacctttacaatgggtttaatggtgcaatggaacaatccttcctaaaatgcattaaactttcgtttacaaagacgtgaaactcaccgagtggtcaggggtgttaactggtatgctcacacaaacatcgctgcaaaatacgcattccaacaggttttatcgtagtttttgccaactccattgacttgtattagttgtgctgtgaggtacggtattactccgcgccgggaactttgtttctattcttgcaattggcaatggcggattagcgcgaccaactgggctggagtgtctattattcaagctctaaacggaagaatgtacgggtgtggggcgtttggaaaaataggtccacaagtttacaacaaatgctaaaacacctgttggaaagcatcttttaacgcaatttttgtgtgagcatatcattgaacagccctgaccactcgataagtttcacgtctttgtaaacgaaagtttaatgcattttagaaaggattgttccggtgcaccattaaacccattttaaaggtaggagctgaaacacaaacacccaaaaattctcggggcagccgcaaatgtcgaaatttcagtcaaaaccattctatttcatcataaacaatctgaaaacggggctttaagtgtaaaatacagaacttgtcctttaattatttctaaataaaatgaactAGAGCTTGGAATGACTAGGCAAATGTATATTTGCTACTAAAATGGccaccaaaaaataaaaaacatcttgatttttgcttgttttagcttattttaagtCATCACTGAGGCCCCCTTTCAAATCCGCTGATGCTGGTCCCGCCCCTCCGGTTGAGAAGCACTGTATTAGACTGTATCTTATATAAATGGATATTTAACTGATAGTCTTGTCTCTCATTTCTTTCAGAGTTTGTAATGATGCTGTCTATTCGGTAGCTGGTTTTCCATATTTGAGAGCTGAATGGATCATCAACCCACCTATGCTGTCACTAAAGTTGtgaaatacatacatatttttttctcctttttttaatttattaatttagtcCTCATTGTCATGGATTACAAGATGTTGCAGTGCATAACAATATATTACCTGTAAAAAAGTGTCTTGTATAGCTGAAAATCATGACTTCCTGTCGTCAGAATTCGTcagtagcctctttcacacagtaatttctGTAAATTgcgtctttttaccagtgactcggacatcattcacacatcagtatcaaacaCTCTGAACGAGAAAGCGAAAGTTACCTGTGGCGTGcagcgagctcagtgttgtatttgtaaacaattgCGGGTCGACTTCacatccacggtccgtatttttttgttttcacatctgtgacAAACGCTGACAGTCGCGAAGTGGCTCGTGACCAAACAGAATTGCATACCTGTCATATGCATTAGGCGACGTCAAACGGAACATGCGTCTTAAACAACAGTAATGTTTGCACTTTAGGATTCACAGggggtgtgctaaggacgtcggcaattcggcaaaTATATGgttagctgttttaaacaactttggtgaagaaatgtcgACGTTAACCTCAGGTGTGCTAGACTTTTAAGCGGGGTGTGTTGAAACGCGTCATTTGTATCAAAACTTTATGATTGGCCCAaagctgtcagcgcggtctgacgtcatccgTTTTAAATGCGGGTAATCTATGTTTTTGTTCACTCTTCATTGATATTTGACAACACTAATTTATTTGTTGATCAAAATCCTTTCAGTAGTttatcaaacaaaaaaattgctcaATTCTTAACAGAGATAAGATATCTTAACCTGCTTGCTTAAGCTTTTGGAATAACACATTTGATGATATAGTATAATGGGAAGATTTCTGGCTGTTTTTTACCTAATAAAGTTATtgagatttcttttaaaattattcACAATTGCTACCCAGTTAATTATAACTTTACTaaattcaataataatatttcccCCTTGTGCACCTTTTGTCATCAGGCCCATTTATTTTGGGAATGTATATACTGCAAAATATTTTGGGTTGACTTTTCAAATTTTGTTAAAAGATTTCTTTCTGTAAATTTctgttttaacaaaaaaaattatttggtgAAACTACGAGATTAGACCCTTATCACTTTAAATTTATTCTCATCTGCTGCTTCTCCTTGCTAAATTTTATATTCACAAATGCACAATTTgtttatctttaagatgttgaAAAAATACTGTTGCTTGTAttgttatgtatattttattaaagcataataaaaaataaaataacaattttgttcacacatagcgGTTACTGGTAAATAGCTGataatcttacaacctc contains:
- the cabp4 gene encoding calcium-binding protein 4 → MSQRSKTSSKESTSSGHQSSSDGSSLRSAFRNSSKDSKTSADLKGSDKKGQRGGRSLNQNSAITAAYTQYLNALFGQDRDLLPEELDELLIAFKEFDYDQDGYLHYKDVADCMRTMGYMPTEMELIEIIQQIKMKWGGHVDFDDFCELMGPRMLAETAHMVGLRELRCAFKQFDSDGDGRITFEELKESTKTLLGEKLKKGELEEILTDIDLNGDGNVDFDEFVMMLSIR